Proteins encoded within one genomic window of Aquarana catesbeiana isolate 2022-GZ linkage group LG03, ASM4218655v1, whole genome shotgun sequence:
- the LOC141134917 gene encoding E3 ubiquitin/ISG15 ligase TRIM25-like, translating into MASGDLRAELECSVCLNIYTDPVTLICGHNFCRVCIDRVLDTQEGSGGYSCPECREKFQDWPALQRNMKLCNIVENFLSAQPDREESGVFCTYCVDSPVPAVRSCLLCEVSLCDKHLRAHKSSPEHILCDPTLSMESRKCSVHKKILEYYCTEDDICICMSCYVIGEHTGHKMKSLDEAFEKKKETLRNVLQKLLTKREETEERVQSLQEHRRKVEEEAAGDTERVTVLFRDLRRRLEDLEKRVLRDISGRAEWISISIRDLEIKKEELSRNMRHIEELCNMTDPLTVLQESDTGDLCDTEDGDNEDRERHEELLHDGGSLDVAGVLHTGLSDIITEVNVYFYIQGAADILLDGNTARNDLHISDDRKTVSRSYRNQNRRKTPERFQDYHQVLSSRSFSSGRHYWEVDVGGSDEWTVGMCYPSIERRGLESVIGRNKKSWGLDRTGNQYEVIHDSNKIPLPTNISSNRVRIYLDYEAGRISFYDLCDPIRHLHTFTTTFTEPLHAGIFVYRGCIKICGGEMGDVRAPPRD; encoded by the coding sequence atggcgtctggtgatctgagagctgagctggaatgttcagtctgtctgaacatttataccgaTCCTGTAACCCTgatatgtggacacaacttctgccgggtctgtattgatcgtgtgctggatacacaggaggggtctggaggatattcctgtcctgaatgcagagagaagtttcaggattgGCCTGCACTCCAGAGGAACATGAAACTatgtaacatagtggagaattttctgtctgctcagccagatcgggaggagtccggggtcttctgtacttactgtgtggactctcctgtacctgctgttagatcctgtctgctctgtgaggtttctctgtgtgataaacacctgagagccCACAAAAGttccccagaacacatcttatgtgaccccaccttgtccatggagagcaggaaatgctccgtccataagaagatcctggagtattactgcactgaggatgatatCTGTATCTGTATGTCTTGTTATGTCATTGGAGAACACACAGGACATAAGATGAAGTCACTGGATGAGGCTTTTGAGAAGAAAAAGGAGACACtaaggaatgttctgcagaaacttctgacaaagagagaggagacggaggaaagagtccagagtctgcaggaacacaggaggaaagtagaagaagaagcagctggtgacaccgagagagttactgtcctgtttagagatctcaggagacgtctggaagacctggagaagagagtcctgagggacaTCTCTGGGAGGGCAGAgtggatctccatctccatccgggatctggaaataaagaaggaggagctgtccaggaacatgcgtcacattgaggagctgtgtaacatgacagatccactgactgtcttacaggaatcagacacaggtgacttgtgtgatactgaggatggagataatgaggacagagagagacatgaggaactcctccatgatggagggagtctggatgtggcgggggtcttacacacaggtttatctgatataataacagaggtaaatgtatacttctatatacagggagctgcagacatttTACTTGATGGAAACACAGCTCGAAATGAtctccatatatcagatgacaggaaaactgtatccaggtcaTATAGAAACCAGAATCGCCgcaaaacaccagagagatttcaggattatcatcaggtgttgagcagtcggagtttctcctcagggagacattactgggaagtggatgtcgggggatcagatgAATGGacagtcgggatgtgttaccccagtatagagaggagaggattgGAGTCAGTGATTGGAAGGAATAAGAAGTCCTGGGGATTGGACAGGACTGGTAATCAGTATGAGGTGATACATGACAGTAATAAGATCCCTTTACCCACcaatatctccagtaacagagtcaggatatatctggattatgaggccgggcggatctccttttatgatctgtgtgacccgatccgacatctccacaccttcaccaccaccttcactgagcccctccatgctgggatatTTGTATATAGAGGTTGTATAAAGATCTGTGGGGGGGAAATGGGAGATGTGAGagctccacccagagactga